A single window of Bordetella genomosp. 11 DNA harbors:
- the dsbD gene encoding protein-disulfide reductase DsbD: MSALALVLVWLALVLPTPVRAERDFLTPEQAFPFAATMEGPATVRIDYAVASGYYMYRERFAIAADPARPGVLGDPVFPPGEVKYDPTFDKNMEVYHKPISIRVPLHPGEGAFTLNVTGQGCATQGVCYPPMTHTVSLQPVAGGYRIAGIGTADPSVAAAVVAAGAGSPGGFSSAPPVGAALTAATPPGAGGTVEQPGAAAPAARAGLPDDFSALARSDDVGLAGAIAGMGWLKTAGVFFLLGVLLSLTPCVLPMIPILSSVIVGAGQNRPATRRRGLGLAAAYVLGMSLVYTALGVAAGLSGIGLAAWLQTPWVLGVFAALLALLALAMFDVFTLQAPASVQTGLSNWLSRVPGGRGTGAFVMGAVSSLIVGPCVAAPLAGALVYISQTRDVVLGAAALFAMAWGMGVPLLIVGGSAGSLLPKAGPWMDGVKRLFGMLLLATAWWMLIPLVPVWLQMVGWALLGLVAAVMLRAFEPLPAAGGTGRMFAKGAGLLLALLAVILLVGAASGGRDVLRPLSQLALGDPGGARGMAGRPADAQLHFMPVRSVAELDAAIAGAGRPVMLDFYADWCVSCREMEQFTFTDPAVAARMSGMLLLRADVTANNADDRALLKRFGLFGPPGIVFFGADGQELGDVRVIGFQDARRFTESLDRVATR; this comes from the coding sequence ATGTCGGCCCTGGCGCTGGTGCTGGTGTGGCTGGCCTTGGTACTGCCCACCCCCGTCCGGGCCGAGCGCGACTTCCTGACACCGGAGCAGGCATTTCCGTTCGCCGCCACGATGGAAGGTCCGGCCACGGTACGGATCGACTATGCCGTGGCGAGCGGCTACTACATGTACCGGGAGCGCTTCGCCATCGCCGCGGATCCGGCCAGGCCCGGCGTGCTGGGGGACCCGGTATTTCCGCCCGGCGAAGTGAAGTACGACCCGACGTTCGACAAGAATATGGAGGTCTACCACAAGCCGATCTCGATACGCGTGCCGCTGCACCCCGGCGAAGGCGCCTTCACCCTTAATGTGACCGGCCAGGGATGCGCGACTCAGGGGGTGTGCTATCCGCCAATGACGCATACGGTTTCGCTGCAACCGGTGGCGGGCGGGTATCGGATTGCGGGTATCGGGACGGCGGATCCCTCTGTCGCGGCCGCGGTGGTCGCCGCCGGCGCGGGCTCGCCCGGCGGCTTCTCGTCCGCGCCGCCCGTCGGCGCGGCATTGACCGCGGCAACCCCGCCGGGCGCGGGCGGCACGGTGGAACAACCCGGAGCCGCCGCCCCCGCCGCGCGGGCCGGCCTGCCGGACGATTTCAGCGCGCTGGCCCGCAGCGACGATGTCGGCCTGGCGGGTGCGATCGCGGGAATGGGATGGCTGAAGACCGCGGGGGTGTTTTTCCTGCTGGGGGTGCTGCTGTCGCTCACTCCCTGCGTACTGCCCATGATTCCCATTCTTTCATCGGTGATCGTCGGCGCCGGACAGAACCGGCCGGCGACCCGCCGGCGGGGGCTGGGCCTGGCGGCGGCCTACGTGCTGGGCATGTCGCTGGTCTACACGGCCCTGGGCGTCGCGGCGGGCCTGAGCGGCATCGGCCTGGCGGCGTGGCTGCAGACGCCCTGGGTTCTGGGTGTATTCGCGGCGCTGCTGGCGCTGCTGGCCCTGGCCATGTTCGACGTGTTCACGCTGCAGGCGCCGGCCAGTGTGCAGACCGGGCTGAGCAACTGGCTGTCGCGCGTTCCCGGCGGGCGCGGCACAGGCGCGTTCGTGATGGGCGCGGTGTCTTCGCTTATCGTCGGCCCTTGCGTGGCGGCACCCTTGGCGGGGGCGCTGGTGTATATCTCGCAGACCCGGGATGTGGTCCTGGGCGCCGCCGCGCTGTTCGCCATGGCATGGGGCATGGGCGTACCCCTGCTGATCGTCGGCGGTTCCGCGGGCAGCTTGTTACCGAAGGCCGGGCCATGGATGGATGGCGTGAAGCGGCTGTTCGGCATGTTGCTGCTGGCCACCGCATGGTGGATGCTGATCCCGCTGGTGCCGGTGTGGCTGCAAATGGTGGGATGGGCGTTGTTGGGCCTGGTCGCGGCCGTGATGCTGCGGGCGTTCGAACCCCTTCCCGCGGCGGGCGGTACCGGCCGGATGTTCGCCAAGGGCGCCGGCTTGTTGCTGGCGCTGCTTGCCGTCATTTTGCTGGTGGGCGCCGCGAGTGGCGGGCGCGACGTATTGCGGCCTTTGTCGCAGCTTGCCCTTGGCGATCCGGGCGGCGCGCGCGGCATGGCCGGTCGTCCCGCGGACGCGCAATTGCATTTCATGCCCGTGCGTTCGGTGGCCGAGCTGGATGCGGCCATCGCCGGCGCCGGTCGTCCGGTCATGCTCGATTTCTATGCCGATTGGTGCGTGTCCTGCCGCGAGATGGAGCAGTTCACCTTCACCGATCCTGCCGTGGCGGCGCGTATGTCGGGCATGCTGTTGCTGCGCGCGGACGTGACCGCGAACAATGCCGACGATCGGGCGCTGCTGAAGCGCTTCGGCCTGTTCGGCCCGCCCGGCATCGTGTT
- the cutA gene encoding divalent-cation tolerance protein CutA yields MSGDDDMLLVISNAPDLLLAKRIAHVVVEQGLAACVNLGAPTLSIYTWKGQVEGAEEIPMWFKTTAGRVEALMQAIARMHPYEVPEIIAVPVTASAQPYRDWVREQTAPQSGR; encoded by the coding sequence ATGTCCGGCGATGACGATATGCTGCTGGTGATCAGCAATGCCCCCGATCTCCTGTTGGCCAAGCGGATCGCGCATGTGGTGGTGGAGCAAGGCCTGGCGGCCTGTGTGAACCTGGGTGCGCCGACGCTGTCCATCTACACATGGAAGGGGCAGGTGGAGGGCGCCGAGGAAATCCCGATGTGGTTCAAGACCACGGCGGGACGTGTCGAAGCCCTGATGCAGGCGATCGCCCGCATGCATCCCTATGAAGTACCCGAAATCATCGCGGTTCCCGTAACGGCCAGCGCCCAGCCGTATCGGGACTGGGTGCGCGAGCAGACCGCGCCGCAATCCGGCCGGTAA
- the rplQ gene encoding 50S ribosomal protein L17: MRHGNGLRKLNRTSSHRLAMFRNMAVSLITHEAIKTTLPKAKELRRVIEPLITLGKEPTLANKRLAFARLRDRDAVVKLFAEIGPRYAARNGGYTRVLKMGFRQGDNAPMAFMELVDRPEVAETEEGSAE, translated from the coding sequence ATGCGTCACGGTAATGGTTTGCGCAAGCTCAACCGCACCAGCAGCCACCGTCTCGCCATGTTTCGCAACATGGCCGTTTCGTTGATCACCCACGAAGCGATCAAGACCACGCTGCCGAAGGCCAAGGAATTGCGCCGCGTCATCGAACCCCTGATCACGCTGGGCAAGGAGCCCACGCTCGCGAACAAGCGTCTGGCGTTTGCCCGTCTGCGCGATCGCGACGCCGTGGTCAAGCTGTTTGCCGAAATCGGCCCGCGCTATGCCGCCCGCAACGGCGGTTATACCCGTGTGCTGAAGATGGGCTTCCGCCAGGGCGACAACGCTCCCATGGCTTTCATGGAACTGGTTGACCGTCCGGAAGTTGCGGAAACCGAAGAAGGTAGCGCCGAGTAA
- a CDS encoding DNA-directed RNA polymerase subunit alpha: protein MSTQGFLKPRSIEVEPVGTHHAKIVMEPFERGYGHTLGNALRRILLSSMTGYAPTEVQMTGVVHEYSTIAGVREDVVDILLNLKGVVFKLHNRDEVTLVLRKQGEGAVLASDIELPHDVEIVNPNHVLCNLTEAGKIEMQIKVEKGRGYVPGNVRALSEDRTHTIGRIVLDASFSPVRRVSYAVESARVEQRTDLDKLVLDIETNGVISPEEAVRQAARILMDQISVFAALEGAGDSYEAPVRGTPQIDPVLLRPVDDLELTVRSANCLKAENIYYIGDLIQRTENELLKTPNLGRKSLNEIKEVLAARGLTLGMKLENWPPLGLERP from the coding sequence ATGTCCACTCAAGGTTTTCTGAAACCGCGCTCCATCGAGGTCGAACCCGTTGGGACCCACCATGCCAAGATCGTCATGGAGCCCTTCGAGCGCGGTTACGGTCATACGCTGGGTAACGCCCTGCGCCGCATCCTGTTGTCGTCCATGACGGGCTATGCGCCGACGGAAGTCCAGATGACCGGCGTCGTGCACGAATACTCGACCATCGCGGGTGTGCGCGAAGATGTCGTGGACATCCTGCTGAATCTGAAGGGCGTCGTCTTCAAGCTGCACAACCGCGACGAAGTCACCCTGGTCCTGCGCAAGCAGGGCGAAGGCGCCGTGCTGGCCAGCGATATCGAGCTGCCGCACGACGTGGAGATCGTCAACCCGAACCACGTGCTGTGCAATCTGACCGAAGCCGGCAAGATCGAGATGCAGATCAAGGTCGAGAAGGGTCGCGGTTACGTGCCGGGTAACGTGCGCGCGTTGTCGGAAGACCGCACACACACTATCGGCCGTATCGTCCTGGACGCTTCGTTCAGCCCCGTGCGCCGTGTCAGCTACGCGGTCGAAAGCGCCCGTGTGGAGCAGCGTACCGACCTGGACAAGCTGGTACTGGATATCGAAACCAACGGCGTGATTTCGCCCGAGGAAGCGGTACGCCAGGCGGCCCGCATCCTGATGGACCAGATCTCGGTGTTCGCGGCGCTCGAAGGCGCGGGCGACTCGTACGAAGCCCCGGTCCGCGGCACGCCGCAGATCGATCCGGTGCTGCTGCGCCCGGTCGACGACCTGGAGCTGACGGTGCGTTCGGCCAACTGCCTGAAGGCCGAAAATATCTACTACATCGGCGACCTGATCCAGCGTACCGAGAACGAACTGCTGAAGACCCCGAACCTGGGTCGCAAGTCCTTGAACGAAATCAAGGAAGTGCTGGCTGCACGCGGTCTGACGCTGGGCATGAAGCTGGAGAACTGGCCCCCGCTGGGTCTCGAGCGTCCGTAG
- the rpsD gene encoding 30S ribosomal protein S4, whose amino-acid sequence MARYIGPKCKLSRREGTDLFLKSARRSLDSKCKLDSKPGQHGRTSGARTSDYGLQLREKQKLKRMYGVLEKQFRKYFQEADRVRGNTGEKLIQLLESRLDNVVYRMGFGSTRAEARQLVSHRAIELNGHTADIASMLVKAGDVISVREKAKKQGRIRESLDLATSIGLPQWVDVDTSKMTGVFKQAPDRADVARDVNESMVVELYSR is encoded by the coding sequence GTGGCTCGTTATATTGGACCCAAATGCAAGCTCTCGCGGCGCGAGGGCACCGACCTGTTTCTGAAGAGCGCCCGCCGTTCGCTGGATTCCAAGTGCAAGCTGGATTCCAAGCCCGGTCAGCATGGCCGCACTTCGGGTGCCCGTACGTCCGACTACGGTCTGCAGCTGCGTGAAAAGCAGAAGCTGAAGCGTATGTACGGCGTGCTGGAAAAGCAGTTCCGCAAGTATTTCCAGGAAGCCGATCGCGTTCGCGGCAATACCGGCGAGAAGCTGATTCAGTTGCTGGAATCGCGTCTGGACAACGTCGTCTACCGCATGGGCTTCGGCTCCACGCGTGCCGAGGCGCGCCAGCTGGTCAGCCACCGCGCGATCGAACTGAACGGCCATACCGCCGACATCGCTTCGATGCTGGTGAAGGCCGGTGACGTGATTTCCGTGCGTGAAAAGGCCAAGAAGCAAGGCCGTATCCGTGAATCTCTGGATCTGGCGACCAGCATCGGCCTGCCCCAGTGGGTCGATGTCGACACCAGCAAGATGACGGGTGTCTTCAAGCAGGCTCCGGACCGCGCCGACGTTGCGCGCGACGTCAACGAATCGATGGTCGTCGAACTGTATTCGCGTTGA
- the rpsK gene encoding 30S ribosomal protein S11 yields the protein MAKASTSGASRVRKKVKKNVSDGIAHVHASFNNTIITITDRQGNALSWATSGGAGFKGSRKSTPFAAQVAAETAGRVALEYGIKTLEVRIKGPGPGRESSVRALNALGIKISSIADITPVPHNGCRPPKRRRI from the coding sequence ATGGCGAAAGCTTCCACCAGCGGCGCCTCGCGCGTGCGCAAAAAGGTCAAGAAGAACGTTTCGGACGGCATCGCGCACGTCCACGCGTCCTTCAACAACACCATCATCACCATCACGGATCGCCAGGGCAATGCCTTGTCCTGGGCGACGTCGGGTGGCGCTGGCTTCAAGGGCTCGCGCAAGTCGACGCCGTTCGCGGCGCAGGTTGCCGCCGAAACGGCCGGCCGCGTGGCGCTGGAGTACGGCATCAAGACGCTGGAAGTCCGCATCAAGGGCCCCGGCCCCGGCCGTGAGTCGTCGGTCCGTGCGTTGAACGCGCTGGGCATCAAGATCTCGAGCATCGCCGATATCACGCCCGTGCCGCACAACGGCTGCCGTCCGCCCAAGCGTCGTCGTATTTAA
- the rpsM gene encoding 30S ribosomal protein S13 encodes MARIAGINIPPHQHAEIGLTAIFGIGRTRARKICEAANVPTTKKVKDLTDAELERIREHVGVFTVEGDLRREVQLSIKRLIDLGTYRGMRHKRGLPVRGQRTRTNARTRKGPRRAAASLKK; translated from the coding sequence ATGGCCCGTATTGCTGGCATCAACATTCCGCCGCATCAGCACGCCGAGATCGGCCTGACCGCCATTTTTGGCATTGGTCGTACGCGCGCCCGCAAGATCTGCGAAGCTGCTAATGTGCCCACTACCAAAAAGGTCAAGGATCTCACCGACGCCGAGCTGGAGCGTATCCGCGAGCACGTTGGTGTGTTTACCGTAGAAGGCGACCTGCGCCGCGAAGTGCAACTGTCGATCAAGCGTCTGATCGACCTGGGCACCTACCGTGGCATGCGTCATAAGCGCGGTCTGCCCGTGCGCGGCCAGCGCACCCGCACCAACGCCCGTACCCGTAAGGGTCCGCGTCGTGCTGCGGCGTCCCTGAAGAAATAA
- the rpmJ gene encoding 50S ribosomal protein L36 gives MKVLASVKRICRNCKIIKRHGVVRVICTDPRHKQRQG, from the coding sequence ATGAAAGTATTGGCATCGGTTAAGCGGATCTGCCGCAACTGCAAAATCATCAAACGTCACGGCGTGGTGCGTGTCATCTGCACCGACCCGCGGCACAAGCAGCGTCAGGGCTGA
- the infA gene encoding translation initiation factor IF-1, whose product MAKDEFIQMQGEVLENLPNATFRVKLENGHVVLGHISGKMRMHYIRILPGDKVTVELTPYDLTRARIVFRAK is encoded by the coding sequence ATGGCGAAGGACGAATTCATACAGATGCAGGGCGAGGTGCTGGAAAACCTCCCCAACGCGACATTCCGCGTCAAGCTTGAAAACGGCCATGTGGTGCTGGGCCATATTTCCGGCAAGATGCGTATGCATTACATCCGGATCCTGCCGGGCGACAAGGTCACAGTGGAGCTCACGCCCTATGACCTGACGCGAGCCAGGATCGTCTTCCGCGCGAAGTAG
- the secY gene encoding preprotein translocase subunit SecY, with the protein MANAQALGKTGPRYGDLKRRFVFLVLALVVYRLGTHIPVPGINPDALADLFQQNQGGILGLFNMFSGGALSRFSIFALGIMPYISASIIMQLMSVVIPSLEALKKEGEAGRRKITQYTRYGTVVLALVQAVGISVALESQPGLVTDPGLLFRFTTVVTLLTGTMFIMWLGEQITERGLGNGISILIFAGIVAGLPNALAGLLDLVRTNSMSVLSALFIVALVIVVTAFVVFVERGQRKITVNYAKRQVGNKIYGGQSSHLPLKLNMAGVIPPIFASSIILFPATITSWFSSSEHMRWLGDLAAALSPRQPLYITLYSAAIIFFCFFYTALVFNSRETADNLKKSGAFVPGIRPGEQTARYIDKILMRLTLAGALYITLVCLFPEFLVMRWNVPFYFGGTSLLIIVVVTMDFMAQVQAYMMSHQYDSLLKKANFKGSNSNLPMR; encoded by the coding sequence GTGGCTAACGCACAGGCACTGGGCAAGACCGGACCGCGTTACGGCGATCTGAAGCGCCGTTTCGTATTCCTCGTGCTCGCCTTGGTGGTTTACCGCCTGGGCACCCACATCCCCGTGCCGGGCATCAACCCGGACGCGCTTGCTGATCTGTTCCAGCAGAATCAGGGCGGGATCCTGGGCCTGTTCAACATGTTCTCCGGCGGAGCGCTGTCGCGGTTCTCCATTTTTGCCCTGGGGATCATGCCGTATATCTCGGCATCCATCATCATGCAGCTGATGTCGGTGGTGATCCCATCGCTCGAGGCTCTGAAGAAGGAAGGCGAGGCAGGCCGCCGCAAGATCACGCAATACACCCGCTACGGCACGGTCGTGCTGGCGCTGGTGCAGGCGGTGGGGATTTCGGTGGCGCTGGAATCGCAGCCCGGGCTGGTTACGGATCCTGGCTTGCTGTTCCGTTTCACGACGGTGGTCACCCTGCTGACCGGCACCATGTTCATCATGTGGCTGGGCGAGCAGATCACCGAGCGCGGATTGGGCAATGGGATTTCCATCCTGATCTTCGCGGGTATCGTGGCGGGATTGCCCAATGCGCTGGCCGGCCTGCTGGACCTGGTGCGGACGAATTCGATGTCGGTGCTGTCGGCGCTGTTCATCGTGGCATTGGTGATCGTGGTAACGGCTTTCGTGGTGTTCGTGGAACGCGGTCAACGCAAGATCACGGTCAACTACGCCAAGCGCCAGGTCGGGAACAAGATCTATGGCGGCCAGAGCTCGCATCTGCCGCTGAAGCTGAACATGGCCGGCGTGATTCCGCCGATCTTCGCTTCGTCGATCATCCTGTTCCCGGCGACGATCACCAGCTGGTTCTCCAGCAGCGAGCACATGCGCTGGCTGGGTGACCTGGCCGCCGCGCTGTCCCCGCGTCAGCCGCTGTACATCACCCTGTATTCGGCCGCGATCATTTTCTTCTGCTTTTTCTATACGGCCCTGGTTTTCAACAGCCGGGAAACTGCAGACAACCTGAAGAAAAGCGGTGCCTTTGTCCCTGGCATCCGTCCCGGCGAACAGACTGCGCGCTATATCGACAAGATACTGATGCGCCTGACGCTGGCGGGAGCGCTGTACATCACCCTGGTGTGCTTGTTCCCCGAATTTCTGGTCATGCGTTGGAATGTGCCGTTCTACTTCGGCGGCACATCGCTGTTGATTATCGTCGTGGTGACGATGGACTTCATGGCTCAGGTTCAGGCCTACATGATGTCTCACCAGTACGATTCACTGCTCAAGAAGGCCAACTTCAAGGGCTCGAACTCGAACCTGCCGATGCGTTAA
- the rplO gene encoding 50S ribosomal protein L15 yields MSEIQLNTLKPAEGSKHAKRRVGRGIGSGLGKTAGRGHKGQKSRSGGFHKVGFEGGQMPLQRRLPKRGFTPLGQHLYAEVRLSDLQKVPVDEIDVQVLKQAGVVGQQVRYAKVIKSGELSRKVVLKGITATAGARAAIEAAGGSLA; encoded by the coding sequence ATGTCTGAAATTCAACTCAACACGCTGAAGCCCGCCGAAGGCAGCAAGCATGCCAAGCGCCGTGTCGGCCGCGGCATCGGCTCCGGCCTGGGCAAGACCGCCGGGCGCGGCCACAAGGGTCAGAAATCGCGTTCGGGCGGCTTCCACAAAGTCGGCTTCGAAGGCGGTCAGATGCCGCTGCAGCGTCGCCTGCCCAAGCGTGGCTTCACGCCCCTGGGCCAGCACCTGTACGCCGAGGTCCGCCTGTCCGACCTGCAAAAAGTGCCCGTCGACGAAATCGACGTCCAGGTGCTGAAGCAGGCCGGCGTGGTCGGCCAGCAGGTCCGCTACGCGAAGGTCATCAAGTCTGGCGAACTGTCGCGCAAGGTCGTGCTCAAGGGCATTACCGCGACGGCCGGCGCTCGCGCCGCCATCGAGGCCGCGGGCGGCTCGCTCGCCTGA
- the rpmD gene encoding 50S ribosomal protein L30: MAQKQIKVTLVRSVIGTKQSHRDTVRGLGLRRINSSRVLQDTPEVRGMIRTVDYLVTVTEV; the protein is encoded by the coding sequence ATGGCTCAGAAGCAGATCAAAGTCACCCTGGTGCGCTCGGTTATCGGTACCAAGCAATCCCACCGCGATACCGTTCGCGGCCTGGGCCTGCGCCGTATCAATAGCTCGCGCGTCCTGCAAGATACGCCTGAGGTGCGCGGGATGATCCGTACTGTGGATTACCTGGTCACCGTTACGGAAGTCTAA
- the rpsE gene encoding 30S ribosomal protein S5 produces MAKPQGKGAVEKENDDGLREKMIAVNRVSKVVKGGRTMSFAALTVVGDGDGRIGMGKGKAREVPVSVQKAMEQARRGLFKVALKNGTLYHKVIGKHGAATVMISPAPEGTGVIAGGPMRAVFEVMGVRNIVAKSLGSSNPYNMVRATLNGLRASMTPSEVAAKRGKTVEEILG; encoded by the coding sequence ATGGCTAAACCACAAGGCAAAGGCGCCGTGGAAAAAGAGAACGACGACGGCCTGCGCGAAAAGATGATCGCGGTCAACCGCGTCAGCAAGGTGGTCAAGGGCGGCCGCACGATGAGCTTCGCCGCGCTGACCGTGGTCGGTGACGGCGATGGCCGCATCGGCATGGGCAAGGGCAAGGCGCGTGAAGTGCCGGTGTCGGTCCAGAAGGCGATGGAACAGGCCCGCCGCGGCCTGTTCAAGGTCGCCCTGAAGAACGGTACCCTGTATCACAAGGTGATCGGCAAGCATGGCGCCGCCACGGTGATGATCTCCCCGGCTCCCGAAGGTACCGGCGTGATCGCCGGCGGCCCGATGCGTGCTGTCTTCGAAGTGATGGGCGTGCGCAACATCGTCGCCAAGAGCCTGGGTTCCAGCAATCCTTACAACATGGTCCGCGCCACGCTGAACGGCCTGCGCGCTTCCATGACTCCGTCGGAAGTCGCGGCCAAGCGCGGCAAGACCGTCGAAGAGATCCTGGGGTAA
- the rplR gene encoding 50S ribosomal protein L18, which translates to MDKKVSRLRRAVPTRRKINELRVHRLSIFRSNLHIYANIISPEGDRVLVSASTLEAEVRNQLAGQTGRGGNKAAAELVGKRVAEKAKAAGIELVAFDRSGFRYHGRVKALADAAREAGLKF; encoded by the coding sequence ATGGACAAGAAAGTATCCCGTTTGCGTCGTGCGGTTCCCACCCGCCGGAAGATCAACGAACTGCGCGTTCATCGCCTGTCGATCTTCCGCTCGAACCTGCACATCTACGCGAACATCATTTCGCCGGAAGGCGACCGCGTTCTGGTCAGCGCTTCCACGTTGGAAGCCGAAGTGCGCAACCAGCTCGCCGGGCAGACCGGCCGTGGCGGCAACAAAGCCGCTGCCGAACTGGTGGGCAAGCGCGTGGCCGAGAAGGCCAAGGCCGCCGGTATCGAACTGGTTGCCTTCGATCGCTCGGGCTTCCGTTACCATGGCCGCGTGAAGGCGCTGGCCGATGCCGCGCGTGAAGCCGGTCTCAAGTTCTAA
- the rplF gene encoding 50S ribosomal protein L6 has protein sequence MSRIAKYPVEVPKNVEVALKEDQITVKGPLGTLVQALTGDVVVKLDEGKLTFVAANDSRHANAMSGTVRALVANMVTGVSKGFERKLNLVGVGYRAQVQGDVVKLQLGFSHDIEHKLPKGISAKCPTPTEIILSGSNLQEVGEQAAKIRAYRKPEPYKGKGVRYADERVVIKETKKK, from the coding sequence ATGTCACGTATAGCCAAATACCCGGTCGAAGTGCCGAAGAACGTCGAAGTGGCGTTGAAGGAAGACCAGATCACCGTCAAGGGTCCGCTGGGCACGCTCGTGCAGGCGTTGACCGGAGACGTGGTCGTGAAGCTGGACGAAGGCAAACTGACCTTCGTCGCGGCGAACGACAGCCGTCACGCCAATGCCATGTCCGGCACGGTGCGCGCGCTGGTCGCGAATATGGTGACGGGTGTCAGCAAGGGTTTTGAACGCAAGCTGAACCTGGTGGGCGTGGGTTACCGCGCCCAGGTGCAAGGCGACGTCGTCAAATTGCAACTTGGTTTCTCGCACGATATCGAGCACAAGCTGCCCAAGGGTATCAGCGCGAAATGCCCCACTCCGACGGAAATCATCCTCAGCGGATCGAATCTGCAGGAAGTGGGCGAACAGGCGGCCAAGATCCGCGCCTATCGCAAACCCGAACCCTACAAGGGCAAGGGCGTGCGCTATGCGGATGAACGCGTCGTCATCAAAGAAACCAAGAAGAAGTAA
- the rpsH gene encoding 30S ribosomal protein S8, producing the protein MSMSDPIADMLTRIRNAQQVDKVTVTMPSSKLKAAIAAVLKDEGYIDGFEVKGTQAKPELEIALKYYAGRPVIERIERVSRPGLRIYKGRSNIPEVMNGLGVAIVSTSRGVMTDRKARANGVGGEVLCYVA; encoded by the coding sequence ATGAGCATGAGCGATCCGATCGCCGATATGCTGACCCGCATTCGCAATGCGCAGCAAGTTGACAAAGTCACGGTGACCATGCCGTCCTCGAAGCTGAAGGCCGCCATCGCTGCCGTGCTGAAGGACGAGGGCTATATCGATGGTTTCGAGGTCAAGGGCACGCAGGCCAAGCCTGAGCTCGAGATCGCCCTGAAGTACTACGCCGGCCGCCCGGTTATCGAGCGCATCGAACGCGTCTCGCGCCCCGGCCTGCGTATCTACAAGGGCCGTAGCAACATTCCCGAGGTCATGAACGGCCTGGGCGTTGCCATCGTCTCGACCTCGCGTGGCGTGATGACCGACCGCAAGGCTCGCGCCAACGGCGTGGGCGGCGAAGTCCTGTGCTACGTGGCCTAA
- the rpsN gene encoding 30S ribosomal protein S14: protein MAKLSLINRDIKRAKLADKFAAKRAALKAIIDDQSKTDEERYQARLKLQQLPRNANPTRQRNRCTVTGRPRGVFSKFGLTRHKLREMAMKGEIPGITKASW, encoded by the coding sequence GTGGCCAAACTCTCACTCATCAATCGCGACATCAAGCGTGCCAAGCTGGCTGACAAATTCGCCGCCAAGCGCGCCGCACTGAAGGCGATCATCGACGATCAGTCCAAGACTGACGAAGAACGTTACCAAGCTCGGCTCAAGCTGCAACAGCTGCCGCGCAACGCCAACCCCACCCGCCAGCGCAACCGCTGCACGGTGACGGGTCGTCCGCGTGGCGTGTTCAGCAAGTTCGGCCTCACGCGCCACAAACTTCGCGAAATGGCGATGAAGGGTGAAATCCCCGGCATCACCAAGGCCAGCTGGTAG
- the rplE gene encoding 50S ribosomal protein L5, with protein sequence MTRLQDLYRDKIVGDLKAKFGYQSSMEVPRITKITLNMGVSEAVADKKVIEHAVSDLTKIAGQKPVITKTRKAIAGFKIRENYPIGCMVTLRGERMYDFLDRLVAVAFPRVRDFRGVSGRAFDGRGNYNIGVKEQIIFPEIEYDKIDALRGLNISITTTAKTDEEAKALLTAFSFPFRN encoded by the coding sequence ATGACTCGTCTGCAAGACCTGTATCGCGACAAGATCGTCGGCGACCTCAAGGCCAAGTTCGGCTACCAGAGCTCGATGGAAGTGCCGCGCATCACCAAGATCACGCTGAACATGGGCGTATCCGAAGCCGTGGCCGACAAGAAGGTCATCGAGCACGCCGTGTCGGATCTGACCAAGATCGCCGGCCAGAAGCCTGTGATCACCAAGACCCGCAAGGCTATCGCCGGCTTCAAGATCCGTGAAAACTATCCGATCGGCTGCATGGTGACCCTGCGTGGCGAACGGATGTACGACTTCCTGGATCGCCTGGTCGCCGTGGCCTTCCCGCGCGTGCGTGACTTCCGTGGCGTGTCCGGCCGTGCTTTCGATGGCCGTGGCAACTACAACATCGGGGTGAAAGAGCAAATCATTTTCCCCGAAATCGAGTACGACAAGATCGACGCGTTGCGTGGGCTGAACATCAGCATCACCACCACTGCCAAGACCGACGAAGAAGCCAAGGCGCTGTTGACGGCGTTCAGCTTCCCGTTTCGCAATTAA